Proteins encoded by one window of Candidatus Nitrosocosmicus hydrocola:
- a CDS encoding LSM domain-containing protein gives MSSPNNQSTNILQGSLNKDILLKLKGKRTIKGKLKSFDQYMNLTLENATEVFEGDKSQEMGEIFIKGENIVIIATD, from the coding sequence TTGTCGTCACCTAATAATCAATCTACCAATATTTTACAGGGAAGTTTAAATAAAGATATACTCTTGAAACTAAAGGGAAAGAGAACTATTAAAGGCAAATTGAAAAGTTTTGATCAATATATGAATCTCACATTAGAAAATGCTACGGAAGTTTTCGAAGGAGATAAAAGTCAAGAAATGGGAGAAATATTCATCAAAGGCGAAAACATTGTCATTATTGCAACTGATTGA
- a CDS encoding CopG family ribbon-helix-helix protein, which translates to MPIISISLNENIIQELDKLQKFLGFSGRSEIVRASVRNLLLEEKRIDELSGILHSVLLVIHDEKSDQEISEIRHGFDKIINTHIHNKIDKDRCLEIFVLYGDAKEIKNITKKFQGNRKMDQVRLVVT; encoded by the coding sequence TTGCCAATCATAAGCATTTCACTGAATGAAAATATAATCCAAGAACTAGACAAGCTACAAAAGTTTCTGGGTTTTTCAGGCAGATCAGAAATTGTAAGGGCTAGTGTTAGAAATCTACTTCTCGAAGAGAAAAGAATTGATGAATTGTCAGGAATTCTACATTCAGTTTTATTAGTAATACATGATGAAAAGTCAGATCAGGAAATCAGTGAAATTCGACATGGATTTGATAAGATAATTAATACACATATTCACAATAAGATCGATAAGGACAGATGCCTTGAAATATTTGTTCTTTACGGAGACGCAAAAGAAATTAAGAATATTACTAAAAAATTTCAAGGAAATAGAAAAATGGACCAAGTAAGATTAGTGGTAACATAG
- a CDS encoding metal ABC transporter permease — protein MFEVFQFEFMQRAIVSGIAIAISCSLIGLFLILKRFSLFGDAMSHVAFGGIALGLFLKSNPIWVSMIVSIIGGLSIIKLNSNKRIYADSSISVLLSLGLAMGLVLISLSGGFSIDITSYLFGSILLVSIDETITTLILSLIVIAFVICFYKKLIYLVFNEEQAIVNGINTVVLNILFITLATVAIVISIRLIGVLMVSSLLIIPNVSSLLLGYGFRKTIILSICFSLSSVILGIILAYEWNITPSGMIVIVAAGIFFGVNMLKLSTSKLKNRSLRKVTNS, from the coding sequence TGCCATAGTGTCTGGAATAGCAATAGCCATTAGTTGTTCTTTGATTGGATTGTTTCTAATATTGAAGAGATTTTCTTTATTTGGTGACGCAATGTCTCATGTTGCCTTTGGCGGAATAGCATTAGGGTTGTTCTTAAAATCAAACCCTATTTGGGTATCTATGATTGTTTCAATAATCGGAGGATTGTCAATTATAAAATTGAATTCTAATAAGAGAATTTATGCCGATTCATCAATCTCTGTCTTACTATCCTTAGGATTGGCTATGGGATTGGTACTAATTAGTTTATCAGGAGGATTTTCAATTGACATCACAAGCTATCTTTTTGGAAGCATACTGTTAGTTAGTATCGATGAAACAATAACTACATTAATTCTTAGCTTAATTGTTATAGCATTTGTGATCTGTTTTTATAAAAAATTGATATACCTTGTATTTAACGAGGAACAAGCAATAGTGAATGGGATTAATACGGTTGTATTAAACATCTTATTTATCACCTTGGCCACTGTTGCAATAGTAATATCAATTCGTTTGATTGGAGTATTGATGGTTTCATCACTTTTAATTATCCCTAATGTTTCTTCATTGCTATTAGGATATGGATTTAGAAAAACCATAATATTGTCCATATGTTTCTCATTGTCATCCGTAATATTGGGAATAATATTGGCTTACGAATGGAATATTACACCTAGTGGCATGATAGTAATAGTGGCTGCAGGAATATTCTTTGGGGTAAATATGTTAAAACTATCAACGTCAAAGTTAAAGAACAGATCATTAAGAAAGGTAACGAATTCTTAA